A segment of the Butyrivibrio fibrisolvens genome:
AGATGACCAGGTAGTCCTACCTGCAATAAAGGACTCCGACATCAGGCAATGGCTCATACTGTTCCTTCTCTCACACTTTGGCCCTCTAAGCTTCAGAGAACTGATACTTAAAACCCTCTGTATAAAAGAATATGCACCAGATTACTCATTAAAGATAAATGATAAGAAGGCTTATGATGATAACAACCTAATTAAGTCAATAAGACATCAGAAGTCATCAAATAATTCTGATGAAGACATTGATGTTGCAGGCGATTATATCTCCATAACCACTTTGAGAAAAGATCTGAACATTCTTATAAAAAGTGGCCTTGTAGAACTGAATAATGGTAGAAAAAGCACCTATAAACTTATCTCTGAAATCCCACCCATAATTACCATCTCTGAAGACAGTTTATATAATTTCTGCCAAGAGCATGAAGAACATCTGTCCATAACTTCTGATTTATCATCTGTTACGCAAGCTTATAACAAAATAAAAAAACTAATAGCATGGGATGACTCTGAACATAAGCAACGCAGTTTTGGTAAGATCAACCAGATAAGTAAAAAACAAATCAAAAAATTCAATGCTTTTATAAGTCATCCATATAAAACAAACCGCATAACTCTTCATTCAGAATATGATGGCAAAGTAAGACATGATACCGTCTCAGTTGCTCTACTCTACTACAGTGTAGAAAATGGTATCTTCTATGCATTATGTTATAACCACACACAAGACAGGATCGAAGCAGACAGATTAGAATATATTGATACAATCACTGACGAAAAGCAAAAAAATACCATCTTCCACTCTCAAGAATATTTACAGATATATAACGATATGTTTGGTCCCGGTTTAGACAAGGATCTATATCATGTTAAAGTACTTTTTGCAGACTTTGGAAATAACATAACAAGATTCTATAATCTGGCCACCATTCGTAAACACGCCTCCATGAGGAAGATAGATAACCCACCTGATGGATGTCCATACAAATATGTTTATGAAGATGATCTTCGCGGCTTAGATGACTTTGCAAGATTTTTAAGAAGCTTTGGGTACTCCGTACTGGCACTGGAGCCGCCTGAATTAAAGGAAAGAATGATGAATACCTACAACTGGATTATTGAAAAGAATGAAGAGATGGATGGTATATCAAATGAAAAATAATAACACTATTGATATGTTAACAGATATAATTGCCCTGATTAATTCTGAAGATTATGATGCTACAATTCCAAATCTGGCAGAGACTTGCAACGTTCCAATAGAATTCGTTCGCAAATGCATATTAAGATTAATTCAGAATTCTATATTGTCATCCTGTATAAATGGAGAAGATCCAACATCACCTGACCCAGACTATTCTTTTATGGATGAATACTTAGAAAACAAAGATCGCATATCCGCTGGCATCCTAAAGGGACATTATGACCATATATTATGGACTATTGATCTTAAGGTTCTTGATCACAACGAAAGCCAGCTACTATCGCTTACAGCTCTCCAATATAGTGCCATAGAAGAATTAGACGAGTCTAAAAATTCTTTCAAATATGGCGCCATATATGAAACAAAAAATAATATCAGAAAAGTAGAAAAAAACGAACGTAAGAATCAAGACCTAATCCAAGTAGCAATTGACAGCCGTACTGCTATCTCATTTAATTACAAAACAAAAGGCGGAAAAATTGAAAGCCACACAGGATTCCCAGTTAACATTGCAACTAATGTCATTGAAAACTGGATATACTTTGAGCTTGCAAATGAAACAAGTATTTACAGACTTGACCGAATTACAGGTTCTGTCAAGTCTGTAAATAGTGATGAATCCTTTCCAAAACTCAAAGACAATCCAAATAAAAAATTTATGTGGGGCGCGTCTTTTAATGAAAATGAAAGTGAAAAGCCTGTACATGTAAAACTAGTCATCTCTGATAAGAGGCAAAACCTGATCCACAAAATTAAAAATGATATTCGCCACCGCAAAGGCATATGCTCTTTCACCAAAAGAGGTGACTTTTATTATTACGAAGACGATATAATTGGCATTGGCGAATTCAGACGCTGGCTACGAAGCTATGGTTCCTCAATTCAAGTCATTGAACCTTCGTATATCAGGAAGAGCATAACCGAAAAGGCTTATGAAACTCTTTCCTATTATCAGGAATCTGAGAAATGGAAAGACCTATAATCCTTAACTTGCGAGGAGCTTATCCAGCTCCTCTGGCAAGATTCCAAGGAAATAATTCTCCAGGTGTTCCCATATCTCATCACTGGTAAACTGATTCTGGAACAGGAAGGAAAGCATTGCAACAGAGATCTTATGTCTGTTTACAACATTATTAAGCAGATCGTTCCTGTATAACTCAGGCTTATCACGTACAATTCTCATGTTCTTGGTCTCATTAACATAGATATATATCTGGCTGTTAGTTCCGCCAAGCGACTTAAAGCGAAGAACTCCAAAAGCCTCAAGAATTCCAAGAACAGTAAGATATTCCTTTGTCTTATTACTATTGTTCTCGTTAGTTACATAAATGCGTCCATCCCTAACTTCCTCTGTAATCATCCTGAAATTCTTCTCAATCCAGTAAATAAAATCTCTGGATGCAGGATTGAATCTATAAATAACCTTATCATTTCTGATAGCTCGACTATCAAACATCTTGCTATTCATTCCCCTGGAATATGATCTTGAGAATGTTGTAATAGCTGCAAGGATTACTCGAACGATGTTTTCAGCTCTGTACATGCCTATTCCAGCATTATCTGAGACAAGTTTAGCCATCTCTTCTTCAGATATAAATTTATTATTTCGTACAGAATAGTTAATGGCATTCTTAACTGCTTCTAAGATATCTGTATATGTATTCACATAATTATTTTCAAAAGATATATCTACAGACATAGCAGTTGAATATCTGAACTCACGATTAAAATCCAGATCATCGCTTCCAGTATAAAGAAGATACTTAAATTTAGGATATGACATTTTATCCTCATAAGATTTCTCCCAGATCTTCTTAAGATTAACTTCACATACGTTATGTTTTAAATCCTTGAGCTGTACACATCCAGGATAACGTCTACCCAGTTTTTCTCTTTCTTTTGGTGCGAAAGAAAGATAGCCATAAGCAAACACTGGTACAGGTTTCATTCTGAACGGAACCATTCCTTTGTTCTCATAATCCTTCTGGATCAGAAGCATAGCAGTCTTAACCTTATTAACTATATCTTCTTCGCCACCGAATGTATTTTCAAATATATATGCAAAGCTCTCTGTATCAACCAGCATCTCATTGCGCTTCTTGGTATGAGTATCTTTCTTATTGGAATATCTGTAATCTTCATACAGCTCCAATATCTTCTTCATCACTTCAACAAGCTGCCCCTTGTAAAGCCTTGAGAGACCATGAAGACGATTGATATGCTGGAAATCATTGCTCATATGCTCGTATATAGCGTGACCATTTATGCTCTCATCTCTTGCAGCTCTTCCAATCTCCTGCATATAATCACATACATTTCCGGTAGGCGCATAATGCGATACAACAGCAATATCAGGAATATCAATACCCATTCCAA
Coding sequences within it:
- a CDS encoding WYL domain-containing protein codes for the protein MAKKDFKQIVLNYLLQYPNENVNRDTLIAETEISKSRLSEILESIRQDGYTITTPPRSGIIKLETTDDQVVLPAIKDSDIRQWLILFLLSHFGPLSFRELILKTLCIKEYAPDYSLKINDKKAYDDNNLIKSIRHQKSSNNSDEDIDVAGDYISITTLRKDLNILIKSGLVELNNGRKSTYKLISEIPPIITISEDSLYNFCQEHEEHLSITSDLSSVTQAYNKIKKLIAWDDSEHKQRSFGKINQISKKQIKKFNAFISHPYKTNRITLHSEYDGKVRHDTVSVALLYYSVENGIFYALCYNHTQDRIEADRLEYIDTITDEKQKNTIFHSQEYLQIYNDMFGPGLDKDLYHVKVLFADFGNNITRFYNLATIRKHASMRKIDNPPDGCPYKYVYEDDLRGLDDFARFLRSFGYSVLALEPPELKERMMNTYNWIIEKNEEMDGISNEK
- a CDS encoding WYL domain-containing protein, yielding MKNNNTIDMLTDIIALINSEDYDATIPNLAETCNVPIEFVRKCILRLIQNSILSSCINGEDPTSPDPDYSFMDEYLENKDRISAGILKGHYDHILWTIDLKVLDHNESQLLSLTALQYSAIEELDESKNSFKYGAIYETKNNIRKVEKNERKNQDLIQVAIDSRTAISFNYKTKGGKIESHTGFPVNIATNVIENWIYFELANETSIYRLDRITGSVKSVNSDESFPKLKDNPNKKFMWGASFNENESEKPVHVKLVISDKRQNLIHKIKNDIRHRKGICSFTKRGDFYYYEDDIIGIGEFRRWLRSYGSSIQVIEPSYIRKSITEKAYETLSYYQESEKWKDL